A single region of the Thermotoga profunda AZM34c06 genome encodes:
- a CDS encoding MFS transporter, which translates to MIDLNRKSNSAIKFIILMGFVSLFSDIVYEGARSISGPYLGLLGASATAISLTAGLGEFIGYAFRLVSGYFADKTKRYWLLTFLGYLMNLLAIPTLALVGKWQLAVLLLIAERFGKAIRKPARDTMMSFAVKQVGAGWGFGLEEALDQIGAVTGPVILSVALALKSGGEILRYKFAFSLLLVPALISLLLLTIGRVLFPTPSDFEKNTPVKSTHVVNKSFRWYLIAISFIAAGFADFPLIAYHFSKINLMSSSLIPLFYSIAMGIDAVAAVVFGRLFDKRGLIVLIISSSLGAFFAPLIFLTKNLFAIVLGVCLWGIGIGAQESILKAVVANLIPVEKRGTAYGIFNTVFGFAWFLGSLLMGVLYDISLVLLVIFSVLMELLSIVMIIFMNRSSQ; encoded by the coding sequence GTGATCGATTTGAATCGTAAATCAAATTCGGCGATCAAATTCATCATTTTGATGGGTTTTGTGAGCCTTTTTTCTGATATTGTCTATGAAGGAGCTAGGAGTATATCAGGACCATACCTCGGTCTTCTCGGTGCAAGTGCTACCGCCATTTCTTTAACTGCTGGACTTGGTGAATTCATAGGTTATGCCTTCAGACTCGTGAGCGGTTATTTTGCAGATAAAACAAAACGTTATTGGCTATTGACTTTTCTTGGTTATTTAATGAATCTATTAGCGATTCCTACCTTGGCACTCGTTGGGAAATGGCAGTTAGCCGTTTTACTTTTAATAGCTGAAAGATTCGGTAAAGCTATCAGAAAGCCCGCAAGGGATACAATGATGTCCTTTGCAGTGAAACAAGTCGGGGCTGGTTGGGGATTTGGATTGGAAGAAGCTTTGGATCAAATTGGTGCCGTAACGGGTCCGGTGATTTTGTCTGTCGCTCTGGCTCTGAAGAGTGGTGGAGAAATTCTGAGATACAAATTTGCCTTCTCGCTGTTGCTCGTGCCTGCATTGATTTCTTTATTGTTGCTGACAATTGGCCGAGTATTGTTTCCGACACCGAGTGATTTTGAAAAAAACACCCCTGTGAAGTCAACTCATGTGGTGAATAAAAGTTTTCGTTGGTATCTTATAGCGATCTCATTCATTGCCGCGGGTTTTGCTGATTTTCCATTGATAGCCTATCATTTCAGCAAGATCAACTTGATGAGCTCCTCTTTGATCCCATTATTTTATTCGATCGCAATGGGAATCGATGCCGTTGCAGCGGTCGTATTCGGTAGACTCTTTGATAAACGTGGTTTGATAGTTCTAATAATCTCTTCGTCACTCGGTGCATTTTTTGCACCACTCATCTTCCTGACAAAAAATTTGTTTGCGATAGTTCTTGGAGTGTGTTTGTGGGGCATTGGAATAGGCGCTCAAGAATCTATCTTGAAGGCAGTTGTAGCAAATCTGATACCTGTTGAAAAACGTGGTACAGCCTATGGGATCTTCAACACGGTTTTTGGTTTTGCCTGGTTCCTTGGTAGTTTGTTGATGGGTGTTTTGTATGACATATCGTTAGTTTTACTCGTGATCTTCTCGGTTTTGATGGAACTACTTTCAATCGTGATGATTATTTTCATGAACAGATCAAGTCAGTGA
- a CDS encoding WecB/TagA/CpsF family glycosyltransferase → MEVVWLFDLPVTIAEKQELLDLLIQRISDGTKTFVVTANASIMVKAFEDDLYRKAVQKADLIFPDGIGVVWAIKKIHKKNSQRITGIDTMIELCKIAEQRKWKVFLLGARPEVVAKAAENLNKRFNNIICGYHHGYFVDNEPLKVINSSGANLIFVGMGVPKQELWISENFSKINAVYAMGVGGSFDVISGFKKRAPRFIQKLHLEWLYRFLQSPLDKKNVPKDVLKFIKIVLSNH, encoded by the coding sequence TTGGAAGTAGTTTGGCTTTTTGACCTGCCTGTCACAATAGCAGAAAAACAAGAGCTTCTTGATTTATTAATCCAGCGAATCTCAGATGGAACAAAAACTTTTGTTGTCACAGCAAATGCTTCAATCATGGTTAAAGCCTTCGAGGATGATCTTTATAGAAAAGCAGTTCAAAAAGCAGACTTGATCTTTCCAGATGGGATAGGGGTTGTTTGGGCTATCAAGAAAATTCACAAGAAGAACTCTCAAAGGATAACTGGCATAGACACGATGATTGAATTGTGCAAAATCGCCGAACAGCGAAAATGGAAAGTGTTTTTACTCGGCGCAAGACCAGAGGTCGTTGCTAAGGCGGCGGAGAATCTCAATAAACGATTCAACAACATCATCTGCGGGTATCATCACGGTTACTTTGTAGATAACGAGCCGTTGAAGGTTATTAATTCAAGCGGTGCCAACCTGATTTTCGTTGGTATGGGAGTGCCAAAACAGGAACTGTGGATCAGTGAGAATTTTTCAAAGATAAATGCTGTTTATGCGATGGGTGTTGGTGGTTCATTCGATGTAATATCCGGTTTTAAGAAAAGGGCTCCAAGGTTTATTCAAAAACTCCACCTCGAATGGCTTTACAGATTTCTTCAATCACCGCTCGATAAAAAGAATGTGCCAAAGGACGTACTCAAGTTCATAAAAATCGTTCTTTCCAATCACTGA
- a CDS encoding ATP-binding protein yields MKKLPIGINDYKQIIEGNYIYVDKTRYLHEMATTGIYYFLSRPRRFGKSLTVSTFYYLFTGEKELFKDTWIYNNWDWEKERYPVVVLDMNKIDSTDLETLRESIQMMLLDYSKEYGIEFQTKTVSNRIQELIKNIHLKTSKPVVLLIDEYEKPILDHITNKAKIEEMRNELRQFYGKIKSLGSSLRFVFITGITKFTKMGVFSALNNLEDISYYEKFSQMFGYTQEEIEKYFHDYTDNYLRKNHMTKEEFFERLENYYNGFSFDGKHKVYNPFAVLLFYKSGEFAEYWHESGAPQFLYDYFINKKVDLNEILKDGEVEKSELSKREIEETTPKVFLIQSGYLTFEQIIEQGRYKIDFPNIDVKKSIGSMLLEINYQISDEKKRQISAQIEKAIKEEDIDRLIEVFKTVISGMSYRITGEIERHVKEERVKNLEMYYQSLVYCILAASGYNVETEVETGGGRIDIILKTDGTVYIFELKIDQPASKAIEQIRQKRYHESYKYKRCYLVGISISSEERNIKEWKYEKV; encoded by the coding sequence GTGAAAAAGCTACCGATAGGTATAAACGACTACAAACAGATCATAGAGGGTAATTACATATACGTAGACAAGACAAGATACCTGCATGAAATGGCAACTACGGGGATATATTATTTTCTCTCACGACCAAGGAGATTTGGGAAGAGTTTAACGGTCAGCACATTTTATTATCTATTCACAGGAGAAAAAGAACTGTTCAAAGACACATGGATATACAACAACTGGGATTGGGAGAAAGAGAGATATCCTGTTGTTGTATTGGACATGAACAAAATAGACAGTACAGATCTTGAGACATTGAGAGAGAGTATTCAGATGATGTTATTAGATTATTCCAAGGAGTACGGTATAGAATTTCAGACCAAAACGGTATCGAACAGGATACAGGAATTGATAAAAAACATTCACTTAAAGACATCAAAGCCTGTAGTTTTACTGATAGACGAATATGAGAAGCCGATATTGGATCACATAACAAACAAGGCAAAGATAGAGGAGATGAGGAATGAACTAAGGCAATTTTATGGGAAGATAAAGAGTCTTGGCAGTTCGCTGAGATTTGTATTCATAACAGGCATAACCAAATTCACAAAGATGGGTGTATTCAGTGCGTTGAATAACTTAGAAGATATCTCCTACTATGAAAAATTTTCACAAATGTTTGGATATACACAAGAAGAGATTGAAAAATATTTTCATGATTACACAGACAATTACCTTAGAAAAAATCACATGACAAAAGAAGAATTTTTCGAACGACTTGAAAACTACTACAATGGTTTTTCCTTCGATGGCAAACACAAAGTATACAATCCATTTGCAGTATTGCTATTTTACAAGAGTGGAGAATTTGCAGAGTATTGGCATGAGAGTGGTGCACCACAATTTCTGTATGACTATTTCATAAACAAGAAGGTAGATTTAAACGAGATACTAAAAGACGGTGAAGTAGAGAAGAGTGAATTATCCAAGAGAGAAATAGAAGAGACGACACCGAAAGTTTTCTTGATACAATCTGGGTATTTGACCTTTGAACAGATTATAGAACAAGGCAGGTACAAAATAGATTTTCCCAATATAGATGTGAAAAAATCGATAGGTAGCATGTTATTAGAGATAAATTACCAGATAAGTGATGAAAAAAAGAGGCAGATATCGGCACAGATAGAAAAGGCGATAAAGGAAGAAGATATAGACAGATTGATTGAAGTATTTAAAACAGTGATATCAGGGATGAGCTACAGGATAACAGGTGAGATAGAAAGGCATGTGAAAGAAGAGAGAGTGAAGAACTTAGAGATGTATTATCAATCACTGGTATATTGTATACTTGCTGCATCTGGGTACAATGTAGAGACAGAAGTAGAGACTGGTGGTGGGAGGATAGACATAATACTCAAGACCGATGGTACGGTATACATATTCGAATTAAAAATAGATCAACCTGCGAGCAAAGCGATAGAACAGATAAGGCAAAAAAGATATCATGAATCATACAAATACAAAAGATGTTATCTGGTGGGTATAAGTATCTCAAGTGAAGAAAGGAATATAAAAGAGTGGAAATATGAAAAAGTTTAA
- a CDS encoding DUF1611 domain-containing protein, which yields MHISQFFEPGTPAAILSWGQLGTSLAKTTYGLLRHSRVLKPVCVIAEQEGKQISDFVSPVRFNVPIVNDVDKAVRLGARVLVIGISNVGGYLPDELVRHILKAIEYGLDVVSGLHLRLSEIEPFLSASKLTKSRIIDVRHYDGKLRIFNGQILKSKILRVCVLGTDCATGKRTTAIQLWEAALKRNLPAAFLATGQTGIMIGADEGVAIDALAADFVPGVVEGLILKLEQKGNRIVFIEGQGALRHLAYGQVTLGLIYGCMPQYVVMVHEPRRKKFEFFEDFPLVPDPVKEIQLIQQLVGSEVLGVSCLDRDYKLDGYFVFDPFDEKQLSKIISKLEVAL from the coding sequence TTGCACATAAGTCAGTTTTTCGAACCCGGGACTCCCGCTGCAATTCTATCATGGGGTCAACTTGGAACTTCTTTGGCAAAGACAACCTATGGTCTATTAAGACACAGTAGAGTTCTAAAACCGGTTTGTGTCATAGCCGAACAAGAAGGAAAACAAATCAGTGACTTTGTATCGCCGGTGAGATTCAATGTTCCAATTGTAAACGATGTTGATAAGGCAGTCCGATTGGGTGCGAGAGTTTTGGTAATAGGTATATCAAATGTCGGGGGTTATCTACCCGATGAACTTGTGAGACACATTCTCAAAGCGATTGAGTATGGACTTGATGTAGTTTCGGGGTTACACCTTAGGCTTTCTGAAATAGAACCATTTCTGAGTGCTTCTAAATTAACCAAAAGCCGAATAATAGATGTCAGACATTATGATGGAAAATTGAGAATCTTCAATGGACAGATTCTGAAATCGAAAATTTTGCGCGTTTGTGTCCTTGGCACGGATTGCGCTACTGGCAAGAGAACAACCGCAATTCAATTGTGGGAAGCGGCTTTAAAAAGAAATCTTCCAGCTGCTTTTCTTGCAACAGGTCAAACTGGTATTATGATAGGGGCCGATGAAGGAGTCGCAATAGACGCATTGGCTGCAGATTTCGTACCTGGCGTTGTGGAAGGACTCATTCTTAAGCTCGAACAGAAGGGAAATCGTATCGTTTTCATCGAAGGACAAGGTGCTTTGAGACATCTTGCGTATGGTCAGGTGACACTTGGTCTAATATATGGATGTATGCCACAATATGTGGTCATGGTACATGAACCTCGAAGGAAGAAATTTGAATTTTTTGAAGACTTTCCTCTGGTACCAGATCCTGTTAAGGAGATACAGTTGATTCAACAGCTGGTAGGATCAGAGGTGTTGGGTGTTTCTTGTTTGGATAGAGATTATAAACTTGACGGTTATTTTGTTTTTGATCCTTTTGATGAAAAACAACTTTCAAAAATCATATCAAAACTGGAGGTGGCTTTGTGA
- a CDS encoding KAP family P-loop NTPase fold protein, with product MKKDDIKNILKALFDEPLSSKDLLVDREKEIDSLNMVCSFQPAGIYGVCGETGVGKTTVLNFIKPDEGERIYLKLTEKQSKEIIIADMLYKLAAEVKKSKATELLKIAKQAIDFVVEERSETSSLGAAGGVFVTGNLSKSTTRTKKFNIYQAYELFDKLLEALLRKYNKVVLLIDELDKEKKEEVLVILDSLKAVFGKNGLVVILSLPFAIYREYVRDRLRWNESGNLENILKDTFFIEPLDDEQIQQMISKRLIAYPDYFDGDALYEIARYSDGNPRDALWISQQIVQSNLDNERITGQIARETIKKIVKRYFGSSWELTDLQKKVLRIVADHQGSRNNIVKELEKRNVKRQTAYTYINRLKEDGLIIERDEKLMVSGKIFYLISS from the coding sequence ATGAAAAAAGATGATATAAAAAATATTCTGAAAGCACTTTTTGATGAACCCCTCTCCTCTAAGGATCTACTTGTTGACAGAGAAAAAGAAATAGATTCCCTCAATATGGTGTGTTCATTCCAACCGGCGGGAATTTATGGTGTGTGCGGCGAAACGGGTGTCGGAAAAACAACTGTGTTGAATTTCATTAAGCCCGATGAAGGAGAAAGGATTTATCTGAAGCTCACAGAAAAGCAGAGCAAAGAGATAATAATTGCCGATATGCTTTACAAACTCGCTGCGGAAGTGAAGAAAAGCAAAGCCACAGAGCTTTTGAAAATTGCAAAGCAAGCGATTGATTTCGTTGTCGAAGAAAGAAGTGAAACCAGTTCTCTTGGAGCAGCTGGAGGGGTTTTTGTAACAGGGAATCTTTCTAAGAGTACGACTCGCACAAAGAAATTCAATATTTATCAAGCTTATGAATTGTTTGATAAACTCCTTGAGGCTCTATTGAGAAAATACAATAAAGTTGTTCTGCTCATAGATGAACTCGATAAAGAAAAGAAAGAAGAAGTGCTTGTAATTCTCGATTCGCTCAAAGCTGTTTTTGGTAAAAACGGATTAGTGGTAATACTTTCTTTGCCATTTGCAATATACAGGGAATATGTGAGAGACAGATTGAGATGGAACGAATCTGGAAATTTAGAGAATATATTGAAAGATACATTTTTTATAGAGCCACTTGATGATGAACAAATACAGCAAATGATCTCAAAAAGGTTGATAGCTTATCCAGACTATTTCGACGGCGATGCCCTTTATGAAATAGCGAGATACAGTGATGGGAACCCGAGAGATGCCCTTTGGATTTCTCAACAGATCGTTCAGAGTAATCTCGATAACGAAAGAATAACAGGACAAATAGCAAGAGAAACTATTAAAAAGATAGTCAAAAGATATTTTGGAAGTTCCTGGGAATTAACAGACCTTCAGAAAAAAGTGCTTCGTATTGTGGCAGATCATCAGGGGAGCAGGAATAACATAGTAAAAGAGCTTGAGAAAAGAAATGTAAAAAGGCAAACTGCCTATACTTATATAAACCGTCTAAAGGAAGACGGATTGATAATTGAAAGAGATGAAAAATTAATGGTTTCTGGAAAGATCTTCTATTTGATCTCATCCTGA
- a CDS encoding GNAT family N-acetyltransferase: MIRQVRLSDAAQLVSFKREVSSESKFLLTCPDEVEDIIDQRRMIALYLGDSRRIFLVAEYNNQIIGMITLSGSSRRRIMHKGELGISVRKQFWGKGIGSSLMEECLKIAKQKGFKKIQLEVMSNNNRAMALYKKFGFEVEGVKKKAVFIDNEYVDLVVMGKWLEDS; the protein is encoded by the coding sequence TTGATTAGACAAGTACGTTTATCCGATGCGGCTCAATTGGTATCTTTCAAAAGGGAAGTCTCCAGTGAATCGAAATTTCTTTTAACATGCCCAGATGAAGTTGAAGATATAATTGACCAAAGAAGGATGATCGCTCTTTATCTGGGTGACTCACGAAGGATTTTTTTGGTAGCTGAGTACAATAATCAAATAATTGGGATGATAACTCTCTCTGGTTCAAGTAGAAGGAGGATTATGCACAAAGGGGAGTTGGGTATAAGCGTGCGAAAGCAGTTTTGGGGTAAAGGTATCGGAAGTAGTCTTATGGAAGAGTGCCTGAAGATCGCAAAACAAAAAGGATTCAAGAAGATCCAATTAGAAGTGATGTCGAACAACAACAGAGCTATGGCACTTTACAAGAAATTTGGTTTTGAAGTAGAAGGTGTCAAGAAAAAAGCGGTTTTCATTGACAATGAATATGTAGATCTGGTGGTAATGGGAAAATGGTTGGAAGATTCGTGA
- a CDS encoding ATP-binding protein: MKKLPIGINDYKQIIEGNYIYVDKTRYLHEMATTGIYYFLSRPRRFGKSLTVSTFYYLFTGEKELFKDTWIYNNWDWEKERYPVVVLDMNRLNTSDIGSMRKRLEMILEEHAEIYGIVLQDDTIDGKFEQLIKKAHEKVKKPVVLLIDEYEKPILDHITNKAKIEEMRNELRQFYGKIKSLGSSLRFVFITGITKFTKMGVFSALNNLTDITFSEFYSQMLGYTQQEIEHYFSEHITKVSREMKMTEKEYLGTLKSYYDGFSFDGLHHVYNPYAVLLALYNKKFASYWNESGAPQFIFEYFKTHKVTRDDLVGKIVPESDFTDKEIEDTSPVIFLTQAGYLTLTKRVSPDPKQGPMYILGIPNIDVEAGLDKVLLEARYGMDTSEINQKIYIIRESMAKEDVEQLMGAIQSALAEISYDVIERIKRSGKEDKITQLESFYQTYIKTLLGVAGYKVIEEQIANTGRADLVVKTNGTVYIFELKIDQPASKAIEQIKQKRYYESYRYKRCYLVGISISSEERNIKEWKYEKV, translated from the coding sequence GTGAAGAAATTACCGATAGGTATAAACGACTACAAACAGATCATAGAGGGTAATTACATATACGTAGACAAGACAAGATACCTGCATGAAATGGCAACTACGGGGATATATTATTTTCTCTCACGACCAAGGAGATTTGGGAAGAGTTTAACGGTCAGCACATTTTATTATCTATTCACAGGAGAAAAAGAACTGTTCAAAGACACATGGATATACAACAACTGGGATTGGGAGAAAGAGAGATATCCTGTTGTTGTATTGGACATGAACAGATTAAACACGAGTGATATAGGGAGTATGAGGAAAAGGCTTGAGATGATTTTAGAAGAACATGCTGAAATATATGGCATAGTACTTCAGGATGACACCATAGATGGGAAATTCGAACAGTTGATAAAAAAGGCACATGAGAAGGTTAAAAAGCCTGTAGTTTTACTGATAGACGAATATGAGAAGCCGATATTAGATCACATAACAAACAAGGCAAAGATAGAAGAGATGAGGAATGAACTAAGGCAATTTTATGGGAAGATAAAGAGTCTTGGTAGTTCACTGAGATTTGTATTTATAACAGGCATAACCAAATTCACAAAGATGGGTGTATTCAGTGCGTTGAATAATCTCACAGATATCACTTTCAGTGAATTTTATTCGCAGATGCTTGGATATACACAACAAGAAATAGAACATTATTTCAGTGAACACATAACAAAAGTGAGCAGAGAAATGAAAATGACAGAAAAAGAATACCTTGGAACCTTGAAAAGCTATTATGATGGTTTTTCTTTTGATGGCCTTCATCATGTATACAATCCCTATGCTGTATTACTTGCGTTGTACAACAAAAAATTTGCTTCATACTGGAACGAATCTGGAGCTCCACAGTTCATTTTCGAATATTTCAAAACTCACAAAGTTACAAGAGATGATCTGGTAGGGAAAATAGTTCCTGAAAGTGATTTTACTGACAAAGAAATAGAAGATACATCACCTGTTATCTTTCTAACTCAAGCGGGATATTTAACACTAACAAAGAGAGTATCACCAGATCCCAAGCAAGGACCGATGTACATACTGGGTATACCCAATATAGATGTAGAGGCAGGGTTAGATAAAGTATTGTTAGAAGCGAGATATGGCATGGATACAAGTGAAATAAACCAAAAGATATACATAATACGTGAATCAATGGCAAAAGAAGACGTAGAGCAATTGATGGGGGCGATACAATCAGCATTAGCAGAGATAAGTTATGATGTTATTGAAAGGATAAAACGATCAGGGAAAGAAGATAAAATAACCCAGCTTGAATCATTTTACCAGACATATATAAAGACCTTACTTGGTGTCGCTGGGTACAAAGTGATAGAAGAACAGATAGCGAATACGGGAAGGGCAGACTTAGTGGTGAAAACCAACGGTACAGTGTACATATTCGAATTAAAAATAGACCAACCTGCGAGCAAAGCGATAGAACAGATAAAGCAAAAAAGATATTATGAATCATACAGATACAAAAGATGTTATTTGGTGGGTATAAGTATCTCAAGTGAAGAAAGAAATATAAAAGAATGGAAATATGAAAAAGTCTGA
- a CDS encoding sugar phosphate nucleotidyltransferase: protein MVLAGGSGERFWPLSTLQTPKQFLKLFEGKTLLRQTFERLSYKANPNDIYIVTNKVYKQATYSELPEIPRQNILLEPSKKKHRTCMCFCKFESSRR from the coding sequence GTGGTTTTGGCTGGGGGAAGCGGAGAGAGATTTTGGCCACTTTCTACCCTTCAAACACCAAAGCAGTTTTTAAAGTTATTCGAAGGAAAAACATTATTAAGGCAAACCTTTGAAAGACTTTCCTATAAAGCCAATCCCAATGATATATACATTGTCACAAACAAAGTCTATAAGCAAGCCACATATTCAGAACTTCCCGAGATACCAAGACAAAACATATTGCTCGAACCATCAAAAAAAAAACACCGCACCTGCATGTGTTTTTGCAAGTTTGAATCTTCCAGAAGATGA
- the mutL gene encoding DNA mismatch repair endonuclease MutL produces MKIKKLDPSVVSRIAAGEVVTGTHSVVKELVENSIDAGATRIVVELLNGGKDEIKVQDNGEGMDRDDLLSCFEPHATSKISNFEDIYLLRSFGFRGEALYSICQVSKTKITSRTDRSQVGHEVEIVAGNLIYEKPNACQKGTVVVVKDLFFNVPARRKFLKSSAVEGRMATETFERFCLSHPHIAFILLRDQQIVYNFVPSTLIERVKVLFKDVPRDSLISLDVEQHGMRLSGCVTKPPFFRNKRSLFTYVNGRYVVSSIVQSAIYSAYSDFLNQKEHPLVVLNLDVPPKDVDVNIHPQKLEVKFSDEEKVFKFIRDSVKGLFEKVVVRKIPVVIPSSKATDHKLSEPVDTYRNSTDVQISEHSTARTGYFLEPLNFNIIGIVRGRYIIVETTEALLVVDFHAAHERLIYDEIMSCIDRMPTIDLLMNIEIPLRKSELDVLERTDLLKKIGFDYQIQAGKIIVNRIPKWLNQGDLKEFLIQSIDEMKLIDLQSFEEVMRKIIADMACKNALRTKDRLDNEQAIFLVQQIFDKKITACPHGRPIIYSIEFRELDKFFERI; encoded by the coding sequence GTGAAGATTAAGAAACTCGATCCTTCTGTTGTTTCGAGAATTGCTGCCGGAGAGGTTGTTACCGGTACGCATTCCGTAGTTAAAGAATTGGTCGAAAACTCAATAGACGCTGGAGCAACGAGAATTGTCGTTGAGTTATTGAATGGTGGAAAAGATGAAATAAAAGTCCAAGACAACGGTGAAGGAATGGACAGAGATGATTTACTGTCTTGCTTTGAGCCTCATGCAACAAGCAAGATTTCGAATTTCGAAGACATCTATCTACTCAGGTCTTTTGGCTTTCGTGGTGAAGCCCTTTATTCTATCTGTCAGGTGAGCAAGACCAAGATAACTTCGAGAACCGACCGATCGCAGGTGGGTCATGAAGTCGAAATCGTGGCAGGAAATTTGATATATGAAAAACCCAATGCCTGTCAAAAGGGTACGGTTGTCGTTGTAAAGGATCTGTTCTTCAATGTGCCTGCGAGGAGGAAATTTCTAAAGTCATCTGCCGTCGAAGGTAGAATGGCAACGGAAACATTTGAAAGATTCTGTCTTTCACATCCACATATAGCCTTCATTCTGTTGAGAGATCAACAAATCGTGTATAATTTTGTGCCATCAACCTTGATTGAACGCGTCAAGGTTCTTTTCAAAGATGTGCCACGGGATTCTCTGATCTCTTTAGACGTAGAACAACATGGAATGAGATTATCCGGCTGTGTAACCAAACCACCTTTTTTTAGAAATAAAAGATCTTTATTCACCTACGTGAACGGTAGGTATGTGGTCAGTTCTATTGTACAAAGCGCTATTTATTCGGCATACAGCGATTTTCTAAACCAAAAGGAACATCCACTGGTTGTTCTGAATTTGGATGTTCCCCCAAAAGATGTCGATGTGAATATACACCCTCAGAAATTGGAAGTGAAATTTTCCGACGAAGAGAAGGTCTTCAAATTCATCCGAGATTCAGTGAAAGGACTCTTTGAAAAAGTTGTCGTGCGTAAAATTCCAGTGGTCATTCCTTCTTCTAAAGCAACGGACCATAAACTATCTGAGCCTGTTGATACTTACAGAAACAGTACAGATGTACAAATTTCCGAACACAGTACAGCGCGCACTGGTTATTTCCTTGAACCCTTGAATTTTAACATAATTGGTATTGTGAGAGGAAGGTACATAATCGTTGAGACAACAGAGGCTTTGCTCGTTGTTGATTTTCACGCGGCACATGAGAGGCTCATATACGATGAAATAATGTCTTGTATTGATCGCATGCCAACAATAGATTTACTCATGAATATTGAAATACCACTTAGAAAGAGTGAACTTGATGTTCTCGAGAGAACAGATCTTTTGAAGAAAATAGGGTTTGATTATCAAATTCAAGCTGGGAAGATAATTGTCAATAGAATTCCGAAATGGTTGAATCAAGGAGATCTCAAAGAGTTTCTGATACAAAGTATTGATGAGATGAAATTAATAGATCTTCAGAGCTTTGAGGAAGTCATGCGAAAGATTATAGCTGACATGGCATGTAAAAATGCATTGAGAACCAAAGATAGGCTTGATAATGAACAAGCCATCTTCCTTGTTCAACAAATCTTTGATAAAAAGATCACTGCCTGTCCGCACGGTCGTCCAATAATTTATTCCATAGAATTCAGAGAACTCGATAAATTCTTCGAAAGGATTTGA
- a CDS encoding type II toxin-antitoxin system HicA family toxin: MAKLPRNLSGRELAKLLNGYGYEITRKSGSHLRLSSNIMGYEHRITIPDHSYLKIGTLNNILKDIAEYLKISKERLINELFSK, from the coding sequence ATGGCTAAACTTCCACGAAACCTTTCAGGTAGAGAGCTTGCCAAATTACTCAATGGGTATGGTTATGAGATAACAAGAAAGAGCGGCAGTCATCTGAGATTGTCCTCAAATATTATGGGTTATGAACATAGAATCACCATTCCAGATCATTCTTATCTCAAAATAGGTACCTTAAATAACATATTAAAAGACATAGCAGAATATCTGAAAATCTCCAAAGAGCGTTTGATAAATGAACTTTTTAGCAAATGA
- a CDS encoding EscU/YscU/HrcU family type III secretion system export apparatus switch protein: MDYTHKLAVALGYDPEKFNAPFVIAKGKGEIAEKIINEAEKSGVPIVSSPALVRKLYKLQLLEEIPDDLYVAVAQILVFIQNL; the protein is encoded by the coding sequence ATGGATTATACGCATAAGCTGGCAGTCGCACTTGGTTATGATCCAGAGAAATTTAACGCCCCTTTTGTGATAGCCAAGGGAAAGGGAGAAATCGCTGAAAAAATCATCAATGAGGCTGAGAAGTCCGGTGTTCCAATAGTTTCATCTCCAGCCCTTGTCAGGAAGTTGTACAAACTCCAACTACTTGAAGAAATACCCGACGATCTGTACGTTGCCGTTGCACAGATACTCGTTTTCATACAGAATTTATGA
- a CDS encoding type II toxin-antitoxin system HicB family antitoxin has translation MKLKEMIFIVEEDPEGGYNARALDYSIFTEADTLETLKENIKDAINCHFDKIDDRPDIIRLHIVREETFTYG, from the coding sequence ATGAAACTCAAAGAGATGATTTTCATAGTGGAGGAAGATCCAGAGGGTGGATATAACGCCAGAGCTTTAGATTATAGTATTTTTACCGAAGCAGACACCTTAGAAACGCTCAAAGAGAACATAAAAGACGCTATAAATTGCCATTTTGATAAAATTGATGACAGACCAGATATTATTCGACTCCACATTGTAAGAGAAGAAACATTTACATATGGCTAA